The following proteins are co-located in the Massilia litorea genome:
- a CDS encoding ester cyclase produces the protein MRHLFIIAKRGFSTHIQEKIMAVLTQSQFDSLIDRHFRYEAEDDVDGVLSTLVDDLTHDLVGWPAGVSRDKQAARAFYDQMFADLAGEKVTPVKRLYGEDFVVDESIWHGRAVGNPMGIPGHGRPLSFRILHIFEVAADGRIRRENVWLDQAAIIRQLSAPVEPVAVPA, from the coding sequence ATGAGACACCTGTTTATTATAGCCAAACGAGGCTTTTCTACACATATTCAGGAAAAAATCATGGCTGTGTTGACACAATCTCAATTCGATTCACTGATCGACCGGCATTTCCGCTATGAGGCGGAGGACGATGTCGACGGTGTGCTGTCCACGCTGGTAGACGATCTCACCCACGACCTGGTGGGCTGGCCGGCCGGCGTCTCGCGCGACAAGCAGGCAGCGCGGGCATTCTATGACCAGATGTTCGCAGACCTTGCGGGCGAAAAGGTAACGCCCGTCAAGCGCCTGTACGGGGAAGACTTCGTCGTGGACGAGAGTATCTGGCACGGGCGGGCCGTCGGCAACCCGATGGGCATTCCCGGCCACGGCAGGCCGCTCAGTTTCCGGATCCTGCACATTTTCGAAGTCGCCGCAGACGGCAGGATCAGGCGCGAAAATGTCTGGCTCGACCAGGCAGCGATTATCCGGCAGCTGTCGGCGCCGGTCGAGCCGGTCGCCGTCCCGGCCTGA
- a CDS encoding TetR/AcrR family transcriptional regulator, which yields MPNQTSSAIQPPSTVSRTNLQAGRASQKQRTYQALLDAALVLSEAGQQPTLQDIARKAMVSRATAYRYFPSVDALIHEAYFGRGVVPLDEVMAPGAEPVQAAGRAADAMNRLLLGDEAGVHIVERAFMQMWLDNASEERPARMARRMNYIDPIVASLADRLDDAARSRLRTALAMTMGTEAILAMRDVAGASREEAVAASIWAAQSLVRQALAEAGR from the coding sequence ATGCCAAACCAAACGTCAAGCGCCATCCAGCCGCCTTCCACGGTATCGCGCACCAATCTCCAGGCGGGGCGGGCCAGCCAGAAACAGCGCACTTACCAGGCGCTGCTCGATGCCGCACTCGTTTTAAGCGAGGCCGGGCAGCAGCCGACGCTGCAGGACATCGCCAGGAAGGCCATGGTGTCGCGCGCCACCGCCTACCGCTACTTTCCTTCGGTCGATGCACTCATCCATGAAGCCTATTTTGGGCGCGGCGTCGTCCCGCTCGATGAAGTGATGGCGCCCGGCGCCGAGCCGGTGCAGGCGGCCGGGCGCGCTGCCGACGCCATGAACCGGCTGCTGCTGGGGGACGAGGCGGGGGTGCATATCGTCGAGCGCGCCTTCATGCAGATGTGGCTGGACAATGCCTCGGAGGAGCGGCCCGCACGGATGGCAAGGCGGATGAACTACATCGATCCGATTGTGGCCAGTCTCGCCGACCGGCTCGATGACGCCGCCAGGTCGCGCTTGCGCACGGCCCTGGCGATGACGATGGGGACGGAAGCGATATTGGCGATGCGCGACGTTGCGGGCGCATCGAGGGAAGAGGCCGTGGCCGCGAGCATCTGGGCGGCCCAGTCGCTGGTACGCCAGGCACTGGCCGAAGCAGGCCGCTAA
- a CDS encoding SIS domain-containing protein, producing MLLDSIRTQLDSLSKSERKVALAVLEAPAATVSQNITALAKSAQVSEPTVVRFCRTLGYDGWHEFKLKLAQGLALALPSANEQPAQDDLAADLVNKICSRSINTLLDLRNNLNAESVQKALDILSRAKKIEFYGQGTSGIVAADAQHKFFRSGVPTVAYADPAIHSIAAALLREGDAVVAISQRGNNPQLVRSAKLARRGGADVIVLAPSGTPLADMASVLIPIDLVFNIDPYTPISARLAYLVVIDVLAVGLALQRGPEFRKKMQNAQKALQEFDMQFDSFIG from the coding sequence ATGCTGCTCGACTCGATCCGCACCCAGCTCGATTCGCTCTCGAAGTCCGAGAGAAAAGTCGCGCTGGCCGTGCTGGAAGCGCCCGCCGCCACCGTCAGCCAGAACATCACGGCGCTGGCGAAGAGCGCGCAAGTGTCGGAGCCGACCGTCGTGCGCTTTTGCCGCACGCTCGGTTACGACGGCTGGCACGAGTTCAAGCTGAAACTGGCGCAGGGACTGGCGCTGGCTTTGCCGAGCGCGAACGAGCAGCCGGCCCAGGACGATCTCGCGGCGGACCTGGTGAACAAAATCTGCAGCCGCTCGATCAACACCCTGCTCGACCTGCGCAACAACCTGAATGCCGAGTCGGTGCAAAAGGCGCTCGACATCCTGTCGCGTGCCAAGAAAATCGAGTTCTACGGCCAGGGCACGTCCGGCATCGTCGCCGCCGACGCCCAGCACAAATTCTTCCGCTCGGGCGTGCCCACCGTCGCTTACGCCGACCCGGCGATCCATTCGATCGCGGCCGCCCTGCTGCGCGAAGGCGATGCGGTGGTGGCGATCTCGCAGCGCGGTAACAATCCGCAGCTGGTGCGCTCCGCCAAACTGGCGCGCCGCGGCGGGGCCGACGTGATCGTGCTGGCGCCGTCGGGCACCCCGCTGGCGGACATGGCGTCCGTGCTGATTCCGATCGACCTGGTGTTTAACATCGACCCCTACACGCCGATCTCTGCGCGCCTGGCCTACCTGGTCGTGATCGACGTGCTGGCCGTGGGCCTGGCGCTGCAGCGTGGGCCGGAATTCCGCAAGAAGATGCAGAACGCGCAGAAGGCGCTGCAGGAATTCGACATGCAGTTCGATTCGTTCATCGGCTAG